CGCAGACGATGCTGTCGCGCATCCTCCCCGAATTCCTGCACCGCTATCCCGAGGTGAAGGTGCACATCCGTGTGACGAATCGCGTGATCGACCTGTTCGAGGATTCGATCGACGTCGCATTGCGCGTGCGCTCGGAGCCGCCGCAGAACGCGAACATCGTCGTGCGGCCGCTGTGGCGGACCGAGCAGATGCTGGTCGGTGCGCCGAGCCTGCTGAACCAGAATGCGCCGCCGCTCGTGCCGGACGATCTTGCGCATTTCGAGACGCTCGATACGCCGAGCGTCGACGGACGCCACGTGTTCAGCCTGATCGCGCCGGACGGCACGCGTCACGTGCACGAGCACGACCCGCGGCTCGTGACGGCCGACCTGATGACGATCCGCGAGGCCGTGCTCGACGGCCTCGGCATCGCGGCGCTGCCCGAGATGATGTACGGCAATGCGTTGCGCGCGGGGCAGTTGTCGCCGGTGATGCCGGGCTGGACGTTGCCGGTGCCGCAACTCTATGCGGTGTTCGTGTCGCGGCAGGGGATGCCGCCCGCGGTGCGCGCGTTCGTCGACTATCTGGTCGAGAAGCTCGACCACGGCGATTACAAGGAGCCCGGCTGCCCCGAGCGCGCGAAGAAGGAAGCGGCAGCGGCCGATGCTTCGGCCACCTGAATGCAAGATGTGCTTCGTGGCAAATTTGTTTTGTCATTGAAGCGCCGTCGGCAATCGCAAGTTTCAATCGGTGGGGTCTTGAATGCAAACGCGCGCGGGCCTATATTGAAATCCCATTTCGCGAAGGAAGTTCGGAGCGGAATCAGGTGGCAGCATATATTGCGAGCCAGATAGGGCAGAACGCGCAATCCGTGAAGACCACGGTAGTCGCATTTGCGTTGCTCGAGGCGCAACCGATACCGCCGAAGAGCCCGCAGCCCGAAGGCGCCCGTGTGCGCACGAAAAAAGGCCTTCATCTGGCGATGAAGGCCTTTTACTTTGTGCGCGGCCGGCGAGGTGCGGCCGGCTAGGCGCGGCTGGCTAGGTGCGACCGGCCGGATAGCCGGCGAAGCGTTGCCGGCGACGTGCGAATGCGCGTGCGTTACTTCGCCTTTGCAGTCGGCTCCGTGACGAAGCCGAGCTTCGTCAGGCCGCCAGCCTGAGCATCGGACATCACTTCGGCCACATGCTCATATGCAACCTTGCGATCGGCGCGCAGGTGCAACTCCGGTTGCGGCTGATGCTGTGCCGCTTCCGCGATGTGTGCCCTCAGCTGCTCGCGCGTGACCGCCTGGTCGTTCCACAGGATCGTGCCGTTGCCCTGGATCGCGACGTCGACCGTCTGCGGCTTCTCTTCGACGGGCTGGCTGCTCGCGTGCGGCAGGTCGATCTTGACCGCGTGCTGCATCGCCGGGATCGTCACGAGGAAAATGATCAGGAGTACGAGCATGACGTCGACGAGCGGCGTCATGTTGATCTCGCTCATCACGCCATCGTCGTCATCGTCGCTGAAACCGGTGTTCATTGCCATGGTTCACCTCGTCTCAGCTGGCGCGCGTCGCGAGACGCAGGCCGTCGCGGGCCGACGACGACGCGAGGCGCGCGCCCGTCACGAAGTACGCGTGCAGACCGTGCGCGAAGCGGCGCAGCTTGCTGACGACACCCTTGTTCGCACGGGTCAGTGCGTTGTAGCCGAGCACTGCGGGAATCGCGACGAACAGGCCGAAGGCCGTCATGATCAGCGATTCGCCGACCGGGCCCGCCACCTGGTCGATCGACGTCTGGCCGGTTGCACCGATCACGAGCAGCGCGTGGTAGATGCCCCACACCGTGCCGAACAGGCCGACGAACGGCGCCGTGCTGCCGATCGACGCGAGAATCGCGAGGCCGGCCTGCATGCGCGAGATGCCTTCGTCCATCGTGTCCTTCAGGCAGCGCGTGACCCAGTCCGATACGTCCATGCGATCGTGCAGGTGCGGTTGCGTCTGATGGTGGTGGTCGGCGGCTTCCTTGCCCGACAGCGCGAGCGCGAGGAACGGGTTGTCGCTCGGCGTCGATGCGGCGAGGCCGAGCTTCTTGATGCCGTCGTCGAAATCGTCCGAATGCCAGAATGCCTGTTCGGCATTCTTCGTGAGACGGTTCAGGCGAACCACGTTCCAGCCCTTGACGATGATCACGATCCACGACAGGACCGACATCACGAGCAGCGTGATCGCGATGGCGCGCGTGACGAAATCACCTTGCGCCCAGACGTGCGCGATACCGTAGCTTTGCATTTTTATTTCCTTTGAATCTTCCGAATGAGGCGGGTTAATCGTCGAGCGTGAAGTTGAAGGGCAGCGTATGTGCGGCGCGGATCGCCTGTCCATTTTCGATATACGGCGGACAGGTACTGTCGCGCGTCGCATCGAGCGCGGCTTCGTCGAGACGCGGGTAGCCGCTGCTCTTCTGCAACTGGATGCTTTCGATCTTGCCCGTCACGCCGATGATGAAGTGAACATAGGCCGTGCCCGTTTCGCCGCGGCGGCGCGACATCGACGGATAGCTGGGTTTTACGAAATTGCAGGTGAGTGCCGATACGTTCTTCGGCGCGCTGACCTGCATCGTCTCGCGAGCCGGGCCGGGTGTGGCGGCCGGCGCAGCAGGTGCCGGTGCGGCGGGAGCGGGCGTTGGATCGGCAGCCGCCGGCGCGGGCGTCGGCGAGGGCGATTGCGCGACCGGCTGAGGCGTCGGCTTGACTGCCTTCTGCACGGGCTTCGGCTCGACCTTGGGCTTCTCGCGCGGCGTGGGCTTCGGCGGTGCGGGCTGCGCGGCCGACTGGACCGCGACCGGCTGGGCAGCAGGCGCAGGCGGAATGAGTTGCGCGGTGATCGACTGGACCTCGATCTCCTTCGGCGGCGGCGCGTTGCGATGGAGCCAGGCGGCCGTCAGCATGATCGCGTGTGCGGCAAGCACACCGACCGCGACGGTAATGACCCGGGGATTCATACGGGGGGCAGCCGGCAAGACGCCGGCAGGAGCGGATTGCGAAGCCTGCATGTTAGCTTGAAAGAACGACGTCGCACCCGGGGCGCGGCGGGTGAATCGGTATCACTTGCGGAAGATCAGCAGCGAGATGCACACGGTGGTCACAAATCCGATCAGCAATTCCATGACAGGCTCCTTGGCAGGTAAGCCGCTGGCTCGCGCGGAAGGTGGCTTGCTGACGGTTGAAACAAAAAATGCGGCCGGGCCGCATGCGCACGCTCGGTGCCGCTCAGGCGGCCTTGCGGTCGTAGAACGTCACCGGGATGGGGTGAGCGTGGTGCTCGACACCGCACTGGCTCGCGCAAATACCTTGCTCTGCCATGAGGTCACGCACGGACTCCTCGCACTTGCCGCAGCACGTGGCCACGCCGAGTTCGAACTGGAGTTCATCGAAAGAGCTCACGCCCTCGGCGAGGGACGCGCGAATCTTGCGGTCGGAAACAGACTTGCACACGCAGACGATCATGGTGAGTTGCGATAGCTAACGTTAATGCGAATTATTATCATTAAATTTGCGGGCGTTGACAAGCCTGGGTTCGGCTTTTTTTAAGGTCATCGGACCCTTGAAACGGCGGGAGCGACACGGCCGCGGGGAGCGGGTGCGCCGGCGGTGTGCCGGCCTGCGTCAGGCGGTCGCGCAGGCGCGCGCGTTCGGCGAGGAAATGGTGACGGATTCGACCGATGCGTCGAGGCCGAGCAGCGTCGACGCGAGTGCACGCAGTTGCTGGCCGTCGCTCGTCGAGCAGAAGCGCGGCGGCGCGGCCCGCGTGCCGGCCGGCGCGCGCAGGCCGCGTTCGTCGAGTACCCGAGCGAGCTGGCGGGCGACGGCATCGCTCGTGTCGACGATCGTCAGGCGGTCGCCCACAAGGTCACGAATCGTTTCCGTGAAGAACGGGTAATGCGTGCAGCCGAGCACCAGCGTATCGGCGCCGTCGT
This window of the Burkholderia cepacia GG4 genome carries:
- a CDS encoding LysR family transcriptional regulator: MNIDAHNLNDLMYFSQVVEHGGFSAAERVLGISKSRLSRRLTELEAALGVRLLQRSTRKLALTEAGELFYQHCQAMLAEAQAAMNAVQQLRASPRGSVRVSVPVTLSQTMLSRILPEFLHRYPEVKVHIRVTNRVIDLFEDSIDVALRVRSEPPQNANIVVRPLWRTEQMLVGAPSLLNQNAPPLVPDDLAHFETLDTPSVDGRHVFSLIAPDGTRHVHEHDPRLVTADLMTIREAVLDGLGIAALPEMMYGNALRAGQLSPVMPGWTLPVPQLYAVFVSRQGMPPAVRAFVDYLVEKLDHGDYKEPGCPERAKKEAAAADASAT
- a CDS encoding ExbD/TolR family protein, coding for MAMNTGFSDDDDDGVMSEINMTPLVDVMLVLLIIFLVTIPAMQHAVKIDLPHASSQPVEEKPQTVDVAIQGNGTILWNDQAVTREQLRAHIAEAAQHQPQPELHLRADRKVAYEHVAEVMSDAQAGGLTKLGFVTEPTAKAK
- a CDS encoding MotA/TolQ/ExbB proton channel family protein is translated as MQSYGIAHVWAQGDFVTRAIAITLLVMSVLSWIVIIVKGWNVVRLNRLTKNAEQAFWHSDDFDDGIKKLGLAASTPSDNPFLALALSGKEAADHHHQTQPHLHDRMDVSDWVTRCLKDTMDEGISRMQAGLAILASIGSTAPFVGLFGTVWGIYHALLVIGATGQTSIDQVAGPVGESLIMTAFGLFVAIPAVLGYNALTRANKGVVSKLRRFAHGLHAYFVTGARLASSSARDGLRLATRAS
- a CDS encoding energy transducer TonB; the encoded protein is MQVSAPKNVSALTCNFVKPSYPSMSRRRGETGTAYVHFIIGVTGKIESIQLQKSSGYPRLDEAALDATRDSTCPPYIENGQAIRAAHTLPFNFTLDD
- a CDS encoding (2Fe-2S)-binding protein produces the protein MIVCVCKSVSDRKIRASLAEGVSSFDELQFELGVATCCGKCEESVRDLMAEQGICASQCGVEHHAHPIPVTFYDRKAA